The nucleotide sequence GGGGGCGTTCTAAGAAGAACGGGCCACACAGAGGCTGCGATTGACTTTGCAAGGCTGGCCGGACTCAAACCTGCGGGCTACATTGTTGAGATCATGAACGAAGACGGAAGCATGGCCCGCCTACCCCAACTCTTGGAGGTTGCCAAAAAGTTCGACTTAAAGATCGTTTCCATTGAAGATTTGGTAGCCTACCGAATGGAACATGACAGCCTTATCGCCAAAAAAGAAGATTTTGATATCGATACCCGTTTCGGAAAGTTCCGATTACGCGCCTACCAACAGACGACGAACAACCACGTACATATTGCGTTGACCAAAGGCTCTTGGAAAAAAGATGAAAAGGTACTTACCCGAATCAACTCGACCTTGGTCAATAACGATATCTTGGGCACGCTTACGAACAATCCCGATGCCAAGCTCGAAGATATGTTCAATGCCATCAATAAGGAAGGAAAGGGCGCCATTGTATTTATAAACCAAGATGCCGAATCGCTCAACCTATTGTCCCGATTGGCCGAACTAAAGGAACTACAGAAAAAAGGAATTCGAAAAGCGCCAAAAATAGATATGGATGCCCGCGACTTTGGTATCGGCGCACAAATTCTCCACGATTTGGATATCGCCAAAATGAGAATCTTATCCAACTCGCCCCAAACCAAACGTGTGGGTATCGTAGGGTACGGCCTTGAAATCGTAGAATACGTCGGGTATTAGAACATCTTTCTCCTTCGTTTTATTTTATCAGCTGACTAGGCGGATATCCGAACTGCTTTTTAAAGCAGCGACTAAAATATAGGGGATCACTAAAGCCTATAAGGCTGGTGACCTCCGATACGTTGTACTTTTTGGTCCGTAG is from Zobellia galactanivorans and encodes:
- the ribB gene encoding 3,4-dihydroxy-2-butanone-4-phosphate synthase, encoding MDKKSQLNTIEEAIEEIRKGNVIIVVDDENRENEGDFLAAAELATPETVNFMATHGRGLICAPLTEGRCKELGLHMMVSNNTDPMETAFTVSVDLRGGGVTTGISAADRAKTVLALTKEDTKPHDLARPGHIFPLVAKEGGVLRRTGHTEAAIDFARLAGLKPAGYIVEIMNEDGSMARLPQLLEVAKKFDLKIVSIEDLVAYRMEHDSLIAKKEDFDIDTRFGKFRLRAYQQTTNNHVHIALTKGSWKKDEKVLTRINSTLVNNDILGTLTNNPDAKLEDMFNAINKEGKGAIVFINQDAESLNLLSRLAELKELQKKGIRKAPKIDMDARDFGIGAQILHDLDIAKMRILSNSPQTKRVGIVGYGLEIVEYVGY